A region from the Drosophila bipectinata strain 14024-0381.07 chromosome 3R, DbipHiC1v2, whole genome shotgun sequence genome encodes:
- the LOC108130472 gene encoding uncharacterized protein has protein sequence MESFLRLLLVCQAVCLWLAAAKLKDSDYRAGFEDNAAAAAAVAIAENNQLVLVEEDAGEGMLAKATATKRPAVQVKVTNEVESAIGMRTMMTALVARTRMRNRDAAPGQADYFDTQMARLSHLMSRQQPDRLPMWDGHNLAYNPSTAEQLLRLQPDYKLLYNADHHTYFHLHTLDLKPNILQKKEKEAPHRRLFQQVVGNTLTAAFGLNVMSKGEVEAGEVITEQVNLYDAASLRRSRFNPFNPTRILIHGWLGNENANMYSALLPAYFNLQNGSYNIFTVDWGRGAIADYITASYRVKPVGQVVAKFVDFLSQEAGLRFEDLQLIGFSMGAHVAGLAGKNLQTGRLRMIRALDPALPFFRYAQEKERLTSQDAEYVEVLHTSVGSYGFDRPLGHVDFYANWGSQQPGCFWLECSHWRAFMLFAESLQFTGLEDLGFLARGCPTSEWQQLTRLHRCIKEGANQTMGGDLANATAEFLARRRGVYYFPTNDQPPYAVAVAVPVKTQNVGPKGGTNK, from the exons ATGGAAAGTTTTCTACGTTTACTGCTCGTTTGCCAGGCAG TTTGTTTGTGGCTCGCTGCAGCAAAACTGAAAGATTCTGATTATAGGGCTGGGTTTGAGGAcaatgctgctgctgctgccgctgttgcCATTGCAGAAAACAATCAATTGGTGCTGGTGGAGGAGGATGCTGGCGAAGGTATGCTGGCGAAGGCAACTGCAACTAAGAGACCCGCAGTGCAAGTAAAAGTGACAAATGAAGTGGAAAGTGCCATCGGAATGAGAACGATGATGACTGCACTCGTGGCGAGGACGAGGATGAGAAATCGGGACGCCGCGCCGGGGCAGGCCGACTACTTTGACACACAAATGGCTCGACTGTCCCACCTAATGAGCAGACAGCAACCTGATCGGCTGCCAATGTGGGATGGGCATAACCTGGCCTACAATCCCAGCACGGCCGAGCAATTACTCCGCCTTCAGCCAGACTACAAATTGCTCTACAATGCCGACCATCATACCTACTTCCATCTGCACACCCTCGACCTGAAGCCGAATATCCTTCAGAAAAAAGAGAAGGAGGCTCCGCATCGACGACTTTTCCAGCAGGTTGTGGGCAACACACTGACCGCTGCCTTTGGCCTAAATGTGATGAGCAAGGGGGAGGTAGAGGCGGGGGAGGTCATCACCGAACAGGTGAATCTCTATGATGCCGCTTCCCTACGGAGGTCCCGCTTTAATCCTTTTAACCCCACCAG AATCCTAATTCATGGCTGGCTGGGAAACGAGAATGCCAATATGTACAGCGCCCTGCTGCCTGCTTACTTTAATCTCCAGAATGGCAGTTACAACATCTTCACCGTGGACTGGGGACGTGGGGCCATAGCCGACTACATCACGGCAAGCTATCGTGTTAAGCCAGTGGGCCAGGTGGTGGCCAAGTTCGTGGACTTTTTGAGCCAAGAGGCGGGACTCCGCTTTGAGGATCTCCAGCTAATTGGCTTCAGCATGGGAGCCCATGTAGCTGGCCTGGCGGGGAAAAATCTGCAGACAGGACGTCTTCGGATGATCAGGGCTTTGGATCCGGCTTTGCCCTTCTTTCGCTACGCCCAGGAAAAGGAGCGACTCACCTCGCAGGATGCTGAGTATGTCGAAGTCCTGCACACGAGCGTGGGCAGCTATGGCTTCGATCGACCCCTGGGCCATGTGGATTTCTATGCCAACTGGGGTAGCCAGCAGCCGGGATGCTTCTGGCTTGAATGTAGCCACTGGCGGGCTTTCATGCTCTTTGCCGAAAGCCTTCAGTTTACGGGACTTGAGGACTTAGGTTTCCTGGCGCGCGGATGCCCGACCTCTGAATGGCAACAGCTGACCCGCTTACACCGTTGCATCAAAGAGGGGGCTAACCAGACCATGGGCGGGGATTTGGCCAATGCTACTGCAGAGTTCTTGGCCAGACGGCGCGGTGTCTATTATTTTCCAACAAATGACCAGCCGCCCtatgctgttgctgttgcagttccAGTGAAAACACAAAATGTTGGCCCAAAGGGTggcacaaataaataa